A single region of the Arthrobacter sp. PAMC25564 genome encodes:
- the proB gene encoding glutamate 5-kinase: MTSKAVTVPGSALTPDRSVLSGARRIVVKVGSSSLTSIKGGIAEEALTDLADALAHKRNAGTEIILVSSGAIAAGLAPLGLEKRPRDLATQQAAASVGQGLLMARYTHAFGAHGVTVSQVLLTADDFMRRSQHTNAFRALNRLLNLGVVPVVNENDTVATHEIRFGDNDRLAALVAHLVRADALVLLSDVDALYDGPPSHGAKRIPHVAGPQDLVGVSIGRTGKAGVGTGGMLTKVEAASIAAGSGIHALVTSTPNAAAALAGEDVGTWFSVNGSRKPIRLLWLAHLASVEGTLVLDDGAVRAVRERHTSLLPAGISAVHGHFEAGDAVEMVSPDGTVIARGLVNYAAAELPQMLGRSTKELGKALGRGYDRVVVHVDDLVLV; the protein is encoded by the coding sequence ATGACGAGTAAGGCCGTCACTGTGCCCGGTTCAGCGCTCACCCCGGACAGATCCGTGCTGTCCGGGGCCCGCCGGATCGTGGTCAAGGTGGGCTCGTCCTCGCTGACCTCGATCAAGGGCGGCATCGCGGAGGAGGCCCTGACGGACCTCGCCGATGCCCTCGCCCACAAGCGCAACGCCGGCACCGAGATCATCCTGGTGTCTTCCGGTGCCATCGCGGCCGGCCTGGCTCCCCTCGGTCTGGAGAAGCGTCCCCGTGACCTCGCCACCCAGCAGGCCGCCGCCAGCGTCGGCCAGGGCCTGCTGATGGCCCGGTACACGCACGCATTCGGGGCGCACGGGGTGACCGTCAGCCAGGTGCTCCTCACCGCCGATGACTTCATGCGGCGCAGCCAGCACACCAACGCGTTCCGGGCCCTGAACCGGCTGCTCAACCTCGGCGTCGTTCCCGTGGTCAACGAGAACGACACCGTCGCCACGCACGAGATCCGCTTCGGCGACAACGACCGGCTCGCCGCCCTCGTCGCCCACCTCGTCCGCGCCGACGCACTCGTGCTGCTCTCCGACGTCGACGCGCTCTACGACGGTCCGCCCTCGCACGGCGCCAAGCGGATTCCGCACGTCGCCGGGCCCCAGGACCTCGTGGGCGTCTCGATCGGCCGCACCGGCAAGGCCGGGGTCGGTACCGGGGGCATGCTCACCAAGGTCGAGGCAGCATCCATCGCGGCGGGCTCGGGCATCCACGCCCTCGTGACGTCCACACCCAACGCGGCCGCCGCGCTGGCGGGGGAGGACGTGGGGACCTGGTTCTCCGTCAACGGCTCGCGGAAGCCGATCCGGCTGCTGTGGCTGGCCCACCTTGCTTCGGTGGAGGGCACCCTCGTGCTCGACGACGGCGCGGTCAGGGCCGTGCGGGAGCGCCACACCTCGCTGCTGCCGGCCGGCATCTCCGCCGTCCACGGCCACTTCGAGGCCGGCGACGCGGTGGAGATGGTATCGCCGGACGGCACGGTGATTGCCCGCGGGCTGGTCAACTACGCCGCCGCCGAACTGCCGCAGATGCTGGGCCGGTCCACCAAGGAACTCGGCAAGGCCCTGGGCCGCGGATATGACCGGGTCGTGGTTCATGTTGACGACCTGGTGCTGGTCTGA
- a CDS encoding glutamate-5-semialdehyde dehydrogenase: protein MTEALTPHAAVFSEGTEFSEDSSGHAGTPAVPKAGSAADVESAVHAIADGSRLAARRMARANRAWKDRGLRAIGAALLEHKNQILAANAKDVAAGRANGTTAALLDRLTLTGSRIEALAAAMENLAALPDPVGNVVRGQTLPNGLRLRQINVPMGVVAAIYEARPNVTVDIAGLALKSGNAVILRGGSAAAATNAALVTILRDALETAGLPADAVQTIDQYGREGANVLMRARGRVDVLIPRGGRELIQSVVTNASVPVIETGEGNVHIYLDASANEEMAVEILLNAKTQRPSVCNTVETLLVHSSSTVLPAVAAALRAAGVTLHTDARVRAALPASIESVPATEEDWATEYMDLDLAVAMVDSLDDAVKHIRTWSTGHTEAILTNDLANAERFIAEVDSAAVIVNASTRFTDGGELGLGAEVGISTQKLHARGPMGLTELTTTKWIVQGEGQIRG from the coding sequence ATGACTGAGGCCCTGACTCCCCACGCCGCCGTATTTTCCGAAGGCACAGAATTTTCTGAAGATTCCTCCGGACACGCCGGGACCCCGGCGGTACCGAAGGCAGGCTCCGCTGCCGACGTCGAGTCCGCCGTCCACGCCATCGCCGACGGCTCCCGGCTTGCCGCCCGCAGGATGGCCCGCGCCAACCGGGCGTGGAAGGACCGCGGCCTGCGCGCCATCGGCGCCGCGCTGCTCGAGCACAAGAACCAGATCCTCGCCGCCAATGCCAAGGACGTCGCCGCCGGCCGGGCCAACGGCACCACCGCCGCCCTGCTGGACCGGCTGACCCTCACCGGCAGCCGGATCGAGGCGCTGGCCGCCGCCATGGAGAACCTCGCCGCCCTGCCCGATCCTGTCGGCAACGTGGTCCGCGGCCAGACGCTGCCCAACGGCCTGCGGCTACGCCAGATCAACGTGCCGATGGGCGTTGTTGCCGCCATCTACGAGGCGCGCCCCAACGTCACCGTGGATATTGCCGGACTCGCACTCAAGAGCGGCAACGCCGTTATCCTGCGCGGCGGCAGCGCTGCCGCCGCCACCAACGCCGCCCTCGTCACGATCCTCCGCGACGCCCTGGAAACGGCAGGCCTGCCGGCCGACGCCGTCCAGACCATCGACCAGTATGGCCGCGAAGGCGCCAACGTCCTCATGCGCGCCCGCGGCCGGGTGGACGTGCTGATTCCCCGCGGCGGCCGCGAACTGATCCAGTCCGTCGTGACCAACGCCTCAGTTCCGGTGATCGAGACCGGCGAGGGCAACGTCCACATCTACCTGGATGCCTCCGCAAACGAGGAAATGGCGGTGGAGATCCTGCTCAACGCCAAGACCCAGCGGCCCAGCGTCTGCAATACCGTGGAGACGCTGCTGGTGCACTCCTCCTCCACCGTGCTGCCCGCCGTCGCCGCTGCCCTCCGCGCGGCCGGCGTCACCCTGCACACGGACGCGAGGGTCCGCGCCGCCCTCCCGGCGTCGATCGAATCCGTGCCCGCCACCGAGGAGGACTGGGCCACCGAGTACATGGACCTGGACCTTGCCGTGGCCATGGTGGACAGCCTGGACGACGCCGTCAAGCACATCCGCACCTGGTCCACCGGACACACCGAGGCCATCCTGACCAACGACCTCGCCAACGCCGAGCGCTTCATCGCGGAGGTCGACTCCGCCGCCGTGATCGTGAACGCCTCGACCCGGTTCACCGACGGCGGCGAGCTGGGACTGGGTGCCGAAGTGGGGATTTCGACCCAGAAGCTGCACGCGCGCGGCCCCATGGGACTCACCGAACTGACCACCACGAAGTGGATTGTGCAGGGCGAGGGCCAGATCAGGGGCTAG
- the nadD gene encoding nicotinate-nucleotide adenylyltransferase, with the protein MGGTFDPIHHGHLVAASEVAAKFDLDEVVFVPTGQPWQKSSRKVSEAEHRYLMTVIATASNPRFTVSRVDVDRPGPTYTIDTLRDLRTLRPEADLFFITGADALAQILSWKDIDELWSLAHFVGVTRPGHVLDGMGRKDVSLLEVPAMAISSTDCRTRVFDGNPVWYLVPDGVVQYIAKYGLYAGHADPAESVAEDFPAEGDPARIDARHDPAIEITQPARTE; encoded by the coding sequence ATGGGCGGTACCTTCGATCCGATCCATCACGGCCACCTTGTCGCGGCCAGCGAGGTCGCGGCCAAGTTCGACTTGGATGAAGTGGTGTTCGTGCCCACCGGGCAGCCCTGGCAGAAGTCGAGCCGGAAGGTCAGCGAGGCCGAACACCGGTACCTCATGACGGTCATCGCCACGGCATCGAACCCCCGGTTCACCGTTAGCAGGGTGGACGTGGACCGGCCAGGTCCCACCTACACGATCGATACGCTGCGTGACCTGCGTACGCTGCGCCCCGAGGCGGATCTCTTCTTCATCACCGGCGCGGACGCACTGGCCCAGATTCTTTCCTGGAAAGACATCGATGAACTCTGGTCGCTGGCGCACTTCGTGGGCGTGACCCGGCCCGGCCATGTGCTGGACGGCATGGGCCGTAAGGATGTCAGCCTGCTGGAAGTCCCGGCCATGGCCATCTCCTCCACCGACTGCCGCACCCGGGTGTTTGACGGTAATCCGGTCTGGTATCTGGTGCCCGACGGCGTGGTCCAGTACATCGCCAAGTACGGCCTGTACGCCGGCCACGCCGATCCGGCGGAGAGCGTGGCCGAGGACTTTCCGGCGGAGGGCGATCCTGCCCGGATCGACGCGCGGCATGACCCAGCCATCGAGATAACCCAACCAGCCCGCACTGAATGA
- the rsfS gene encoding ribosome silencing factor yields MTATDSSIATARHAARAASDKLADDIVALDVSERLALADVFLIASAPSERQVNAIVDGIEEELAKFDLKPTRREGRSGGRWVLLDYGDIVIHVQHEEDRVFYALERLWKDCPVVDLQLGDDVSAKATAGTETE; encoded by the coding sequence GTGACTGCAACAGATTCATCCATCGCCACAGCCCGCCACGCAGCCCGAGCGGCCTCGGACAAGCTGGCCGATGACATCGTCGCCCTGGACGTCAGCGAACGTCTCGCGTTGGCCGACGTGTTCCTGATCGCCTCGGCGCCCAGCGAACGCCAGGTCAACGCCATCGTCGACGGCATCGAGGAAGAACTCGCCAAGTTTGACCTCAAGCCGACCCGCCGCGAAGGCCGTTCGGGCGGCCGCTGGGTCCTGCTGGACTATGGCGACATCGTTATCCACGTCCAGCACGAGGAAGACCGCGTGTTCTACGCCCTGGAACGCCTCTGGAAGGACTGCCCGGTGGTCGATCTCCAGCTCGGCGACGACGTCTCGGCAAAAGCCACGGCCGGAACCGAAACCGAGTAG
- a CDS encoding zinc ribbon domain-containing protein YjdM: MGTVNETLPPCPECSSEYTYEMGALLVCPECAHEWSQATDTEEESAATVIKDAVGNVLADGDTVTVIKDLKVKGGSGPIKVGTKVRNIRLVNGVGDHDIDCKVDGFGPMQLKSSVVKKI; this comes from the coding sequence ATGGGGACTGTGAACGAGACCCTGCCCCCGTGCCCTGAATGCTCCAGCGAGTACACCTATGAGATGGGGGCGCTCCTGGTCTGTCCCGAGTGCGCGCATGAATGGTCCCAGGCCACGGACACCGAGGAAGAATCCGCCGCAACCGTCATCAAGGACGCCGTCGGAAACGTCCTCGCCGACGGGGACACCGTCACCGTCATCAAGGACCTGAAGGTCAAGGGCGGCTCCGGCCCGATCAAGGTCGGTACCAAGGTGCGCAACATCCGGCTCGTCAACGGAGTCGGTGACCACGACATCGACTGCAAGGTCGACGGCTTCGGCCCCATGCAGCTCAAGTCCAGCGTCGTCAAAAAGATCTGA
- a CDS encoding NAD(P)-binding domain-containing protein: MIGAGQAGLSAAYHLQRRGFVPATPEPAAPAGAVPPRTYIVLDAEDGPGGAWRHRWKSLLMATVNGISDLPGIAQPDVDPAEASSSFLTRYFAGYEEELGLAIERPLKVRAVRREDDDPAGRLRITTSRGEWSARAVINATGTWTRPFWPIYPGQTTFRGRQLHVADYASAEEFRGLHVIVVGGGISAVGLLDEISKVTATTWFTRREPVWRDAAFDRQAGHDAVALVEERVRQGLPPQSVVAVTGLIWTPALRAAAARGVLERHPMFTGIEPDGVRLADGGFLAADVILWATGFRAELEHLAPLHLRGPGGGIAMDGTRVAVEPRVHLVGYGPSSSTIGANRAGRAAVTGIAKMLAGPG, from the coding sequence GTGATCGGCGCAGGGCAGGCCGGGCTGTCCGCCGCGTACCACCTGCAGCGCCGCGGCTTTGTCCCCGCCACCCCCGAACCGGCAGCGCCCGCCGGTGCAGTACCGCCCCGGACCTACATCGTGCTCGACGCTGAGGACGGACCCGGCGGGGCCTGGCGGCACCGCTGGAAGAGCCTGCTGATGGCAACCGTGAACGGCATCAGCGACCTGCCCGGCATCGCGCAGCCCGACGTCGACCCGGCCGAGGCCAGCTCAAGCTTCCTCACCCGCTACTTCGCCGGCTACGAGGAGGAACTGGGACTGGCCATCGAACGGCCGCTCAAGGTCCGCGCCGTCCGCCGGGAGGACGACGATCCTGCCGGACGCCTGCGGATCACCACCTCCCGCGGCGAGTGGTCCGCCCGGGCCGTGATCAATGCCACCGGCACCTGGACCAGGCCGTTCTGGCCCATCTACCCGGGCCAGACCACGTTCCGCGGGCGGCAGCTCCACGTCGCCGACTACGCCTCGGCCGAGGAGTTCCGCGGCCTGCACGTGATCGTGGTCGGCGGCGGCATCTCGGCCGTCGGCCTGCTCGACGAGATCTCCAAGGTCACTGCCACCACCTGGTTCACCCGTCGGGAACCGGTCTGGCGGGACGCCGCCTTCGACCGGCAGGCAGGCCACGACGCCGTCGCCCTCGTTGAGGAGCGCGTCCGCCAGGGCCTCCCGCCGCAGAGCGTCGTCGCCGTGACCGGACTGATCTGGACTCCGGCCCTTCGGGCGGCCGCCGCGCGCGGCGTGCTTGAGCGGCATCCGATGTTCACAGGCATCGAGCCCGACGGCGTGCGGCTGGCCGACGGCGGTTTCCTGGCCGCCGACGTGATCCTGTGGGCCACCGGCTTCCGGGCCGAGCTCGAACACCTCGCCCCGCTCCACCTGCGCGGGCCGGGCGGCGGGATCGCGATGGACGGCACCCGGGTGGCCGTGGAGCCGCGGGTCCATCTGGTGGGCTACGGACCCTCGTCCTCCACTATCGGCGCCAACCGGGCCGGCCGGGCCGCCGTGACCGGCATCGCCAAAATGCTGGCGGGTCCGGGATAA
- a CDS encoding class I SAM-dependent methyltransferase, which produces MADNNLESLFSKLRRFPDVESTNLQAWDATDKLLLDTAAGLLGPGSTLAVVGDRYGALTLGALTLAAGSGRTVRVHQDLVTGERALRNNAEALGISGGFEQLPLGPALAGASVVLLQLPKSLAELEEIADAVARHAAPGVVLLAGGRVKHMSLGMNTVLERYFTEVRPQLARQKSRILLASGPKPLTGAPPFPVTGNNAELGLVVCAHGAVFAGTGLDIGTRFLLDFLPRMPHARHAIDLGCGTGILAAMYARSHPDAGVTATDQSAAAVGSALATARANGLEGQIDVLQDDAMGSLAQGSAGLVLLNPPFHLGAAVHAGAGIKMIEAAGRVLAPGGELWTVFNSHLHYQPALERLIGPTREVGRNPKFTVTASTRKTARA; this is translated from the coding sequence GTGGCGGACAACAATCTCGAATCCCTATTCTCCAAGCTCAGGAGGTTCCCCGACGTCGAGTCCACGAACCTGCAGGCCTGGGACGCCACGGACAAGCTCCTGCTGGACACGGCGGCCGGTCTCCTGGGGCCCGGAAGCACGCTCGCCGTCGTGGGGGACCGGTACGGCGCGCTGACCCTCGGCGCCCTCACCCTGGCGGCCGGCAGCGGCCGGACGGTCCGGGTCCACCAGGACCTCGTCACCGGCGAGCGTGCGTTGCGCAACAATGCCGAAGCCCTGGGCATCAGCGGAGGCTTTGAGCAGCTTCCCCTCGGACCTGCGCTGGCGGGCGCGTCCGTGGTGCTGCTGCAGCTGCCGAAGTCGCTGGCGGAGCTGGAGGAAATCGCCGACGCCGTGGCCCGCCACGCAGCTCCCGGCGTGGTGCTGCTGGCCGGCGGCCGGGTCAAACACATGAGCCTGGGCATGAACACCGTGCTGGAACGCTACTTCACCGAGGTCCGGCCCCAGCTTGCCCGGCAGAAATCGCGGATCCTGCTGGCCAGCGGACCAAAGCCGCTCACCGGTGCGCCGCCGTTTCCCGTCACCGGGAACAACGCCGAGCTGGGCCTGGTGGTCTGCGCGCATGGCGCCGTCTTCGCCGGCACAGGCCTGGACATCGGAACCCGGTTCCTGCTGGACTTCCTGCCCCGGATGCCGCACGCACGGCACGCCATAGACCTGGGCTGCGGCACGGGAATCCTCGCCGCCATGTATGCCCGCAGCCACCCGGACGCCGGGGTCACGGCCACGGACCAGTCGGCCGCCGCCGTCGGATCCGCCCTCGCCACCGCCCGTGCCAACGGGCTGGAGGGGCAGATCGACGTCCTCCAGGATGACGCCATGGGCTCCTTGGCGCAGGGGAGTGCCGGGCTGGTCCTCCTCAACCCGCCCTTCCACCTGGGGGCCGCCGTGCACGCCGGGGCCGGGATCAAGATGATCGAGGCGGCCGGCCGGGTCCTGGCACCGGGCGGTGAACTGTGGACGGTGTTCAACAGCCACCTGCACTATCAACCGGCGCTGGAACGCCTGATCGGGCCCACCCGCGAGGTCGGCAGGAACCCGAAATTCACTGTGACGGCGAGCACCAGGAAAACTGCCCGGGCGTGA
- a CDS encoding ROK family transcriptional regulator, with protein MGDFNLTVILDAIRRAPAGLSRVELAQIVGLSPQTISNISRRLLDQDLIVEAGKEGTGPGKPRTMLRLNSAGRYAVGVHLDPAVTTFVVLDLVGAVVRNSRIKPPTGADPDAVIGIIAAEIKRLIAESGVDPARIAGLGVASPGPIDLEEGTVVDPPLLLGWHRVPLRDALAAATGLSTLVDKDVTSAAVAETWAGGPSGAGSFIFMYMGTGIGCGIVLNDEVLRGTSGNAGEIGHIVVDPDGAPCGCGLRGCVKSSCIPRVLVAQAEAAGILGGSMHPAEGTDGPVIQERFARLCAKADAGDEHASQIIERSAVLLARAVSTVTNVLDVDRVVFGGPFWSCLAAKYLERIPDLVRENSATRKIHAIEVVGTGVGEDVGAIGAACLVLEHTLAPRSQRLLLGG; from the coding sequence ATGGGTGACTTCAACCTCACCGTCATCTTGGACGCCATCCGGCGCGCGCCGGCCGGCCTGAGCCGGGTGGAGCTGGCCCAGATCGTCGGGCTGTCCCCGCAGACGATCTCAAATATTTCGCGCCGCCTGCTGGACCAGGACCTGATCGTCGAGGCGGGCAAGGAAGGCACCGGTCCCGGCAAGCCACGGACCATGCTGCGGCTGAACTCCGCCGGACGTTATGCCGTGGGTGTCCATCTGGACCCGGCGGTGACGACGTTTGTGGTGCTGGACCTCGTCGGCGCCGTGGTCAGGAATTCACGGATCAAGCCACCCACCGGCGCCGACCCGGACGCCGTCATCGGCATCATCGCTGCCGAGATCAAGCGGCTCATCGCGGAGTCCGGCGTGGATCCTGCCAGGATCGCGGGGCTGGGCGTCGCTTCGCCCGGCCCGATCGACCTGGAGGAGGGCACCGTCGTCGACCCGCCGTTGCTGCTCGGCTGGCACCGCGTGCCGTTGCGGGACGCCCTGGCGGCGGCCACCGGGCTGTCCACCCTCGTGGACAAGGACGTGACCAGCGCGGCCGTGGCCGAGACCTGGGCCGGCGGTCCCAGCGGCGCCGGCAGCTTCATCTTCATGTACATGGGGACCGGGATCGGCTGCGGGATCGTGCTCAACGACGAGGTGCTGCGTGGCACCTCCGGCAATGCCGGCGAAATAGGCCACATCGTGGTGGACCCCGACGGCGCGCCCTGCGGCTGCGGGCTGCGCGGCTGCGTGAAGTCCAGTTGCATACCCAGGGTCCTCGTGGCCCAGGCGGAGGCGGCCGGCATCCTCGGCGGTTCCATGCATCCCGCCGAGGGCACCGACGGACCCGTGATCCAGGAGCGCTTTGCACGTCTCTGCGCAAAGGCCGACGCCGGGGACGAGCACGCCTCGCAGATCATCGAACGTTCCGCCGTGCTGCTGGCCCGCGCCGTCTCAACCGTCACCAATGTCCTGGATGTGGACCGCGTGGTATTCGGCGGCCCATTCTGGTCCTGCCTTGCGGCCAAGTACCTGGAACGGATCCCGGATCTGGTCCGGGAGAACAGCGCCACCCGGAAGATCCACGCGATCGAAGTAGTCGGCACCGGAGTCGGTGAGGACGTCGGCGCCATCGGTGCGGCCTGCCTCGTGCTCGAGCATACGCTCGCCCCGCGCTCCCAGCGCCTCCTGCTGGGGGGCTAG
- a CDS encoding methylenetetrahydrofolate reductase, giving the protein MSPPSLIDTHPNLAGAAPVALSYELFPPRSAAAAESLWTTIGELETTDPDYVSVTYGASGSNRNTAVELINRLVQETTLRPLAHLTCVGNSPEELAEIIGELLDVGVRGILALRGDRPKDGGTPPEGSLRYAQDLIELIRRVEQRRSALLCAGKVAVGVAAYPTRHPESPSEAHDVEVLLAKQRSGADFAITQVFFHTRQYADLLARARRAGVTIPIIPGVMPLTSIRRLTRLGELTGVEPTPELMGRLAGADTDAERTRIGVNATVDLANAALDAGAPGIHLYTFNEHAAALEVLDKLALPRPHRTLPNASRRTASRIRLAS; this is encoded by the coding sequence ATGTCACCACCAAGCCTTATCGACACCCATCCCAATCTTGCCGGGGCGGCGCCCGTCGCCCTGTCCTATGAGCTGTTCCCGCCGCGGTCTGCCGCGGCTGCGGAATCGCTCTGGACCACCATCGGCGAACTGGAAACCACGGACCCGGACTATGTTTCCGTGACCTACGGCGCCAGCGGCTCCAACCGGAACACCGCCGTCGAGCTGATCAACCGGCTCGTGCAGGAAACGACGCTGCGGCCCCTGGCCCACCTGACCTGCGTGGGGAACTCCCCGGAGGAACTGGCGGAGATCATCGGCGAGTTGCTCGACGTCGGGGTGCGCGGCATCCTGGCCCTGCGCGGCGACCGGCCCAAGGACGGCGGCACCCCTCCGGAGGGGTCGCTGCGCTACGCCCAGGACCTGATCGAACTCATCCGCCGCGTCGAACAGCGCCGCTCGGCGCTGCTGTGCGCCGGGAAGGTGGCCGTCGGCGTTGCCGCGTACCCCACCCGGCACCCGGAATCCCCGAGTGAGGCGCACGACGTCGAGGTGCTGCTGGCCAAACAGCGTTCCGGCGCCGACTTCGCCATCACCCAGGTCTTCTTCCACACCCGGCAGTACGCGGACCTGCTGGCCCGCGCCCGCCGGGCCGGCGTCACCATCCCGATCATTCCGGGCGTGATGCCGTTGACCAGCATCCGCCGGCTCACCCGCCTCGGCGAGCTGACCGGCGTCGAACCGACCCCGGAACTCATGGGGCGGCTCGCCGGCGCCGATACCGACGCCGAACGGACCCGGATCGGGGTCAACGCCACCGTTGACCTGGCCAACGCGGCCCTGGACGCCGGCGCCCCCGGCATCCACCTCTACACCTTCAACGAACACGCCGCCGCGCTCGAGGTGCTGGACAAACTCGCACTGCCCCGGCCGCACCGAACACTGCCGAACGCGTCCCGGCGCACTGCCAGCCGCATCCGGCTCGCCAGCTAG
- the metE gene encoding 5-methyltetrahydropteroyltriglutamate--homocysteine S-methyltransferase, producing the protein MTEQNPTTPFPAASILGYPRIGRRRELKKAVEAYWAGKIDAAALDAAAKEIQLGTAKRLQDLGLTEAAAVPGTFSYYDQVLDAAAHLGAVPARFGNLLDAAGQLDIDGYFTLARGNKHQQPLEMTKWFDTNYHYLVPEIGPETSFALTSNRIVEEFGYALANGVETRPYIVGPVTFLLLSKASDDAPAGFQPLSRLEDILPVYAALLEKLAAAGASWVQLDEPALVADQDTPAEAVQAAVARSYEALSAVANRPQLFVSTPYGALNGQLGTLAATGIDALHLDVFKGAVPSAAALAALGSKTLVAGVVDGHNIWRNDLAASAEKIAELKKSVAKLAISTSTSTQHVPHDVDEEVQLSAQLRSWLAFADQKTAEVVTLAGLLTDAAAVQPAIDEATRIIASRPGAEGVRRAEVRARTAALTDADFNRSAYAVREAAQETALHLPPLPTTTIGSFPQTGEIRTARARANKGELTTAQYEQLLKDEIKRVVELQEELGFDVLVHGEPERNDMVQYFAENLEGFDVTVHGWVQSYGSRCTRPSILWGDVTRSAPITVEWAKYAQSLTNKPMKGMLTGPVTILAWSFVRDDQPLGETANQVALALRDEIADLEAAGIRIIQVDEPALRELLPLRKADQAAYLDWSVKSFRLATAGAGDSTQVHTHLCYSEFGAIIDAIDGLDADVTSIEAARSRMEVVHDLEHHGFGRGVGPGVYDIHSPRVPGEQEVTELLSTAVKHVPSRQLWVNPDCGLKTRGYAETEESLRNLVAATKTVRAGLLESAK; encoded by the coding sequence ATGACTGAGCAGAACCCCACCACCCCGTTCCCGGCCGCGTCCATCCTGGGCTACCCGCGCATCGGCCGCCGCCGCGAACTCAAGAAGGCCGTGGAGGCTTACTGGGCCGGCAAGATCGACGCCGCCGCCCTCGACGCCGCCGCCAAGGAGATCCAGCTCGGCACCGCCAAGCGCCTCCAGGACCTGGGCCTGACCGAAGCCGCAGCCGTCCCCGGCACCTTCTCCTACTACGACCAGGTCCTCGACGCCGCCGCGCACCTCGGGGCCGTGCCCGCCCGCTTCGGCAACCTCCTCGACGCAGCGGGCCAGCTGGACATCGACGGCTACTTCACCCTGGCCCGCGGGAACAAGCACCAGCAGCCGCTGGAAATGACCAAGTGGTTCGACACCAACTACCACTACCTCGTGCCGGAAATCGGCCCGGAGACCAGCTTCGCGCTGACCTCCAACCGCATCGTCGAGGAATTCGGGTACGCCCTCGCCAACGGAGTGGAGACCCGCCCGTACATCGTCGGCCCGGTCACCTTCCTGCTGCTGAGCAAGGCCTCCGACGACGCGCCGGCCGGCTTCCAGCCGCTGTCCCGCCTCGAGGACATCCTGCCGGTCTACGCCGCATTGCTGGAGAAGCTGGCCGCCGCCGGTGCCAGCTGGGTCCAGCTCGACGAGCCCGCCCTCGTGGCGGACCAGGACACCCCCGCCGAGGCGGTACAGGCCGCCGTCGCACGCTCCTACGAGGCCCTCTCCGCCGTCGCGAACCGCCCGCAGCTGTTCGTCTCCACCCCGTACGGTGCCCTCAACGGCCAGCTCGGCACCCTCGCCGCGACCGGCATCGATGCCCTGCACCTGGACGTCTTCAAGGGCGCGGTGCCCTCGGCCGCGGCCCTGGCCGCGCTGGGCAGCAAGACCCTGGTCGCCGGCGTCGTGGACGGCCACAACATCTGGCGCAACGACCTCGCGGCCTCCGCGGAGAAGATCGCCGAGCTGAAGAAGAGCGTGGCCAAGCTGGCCATCAGCACCTCCACCTCCACCCAGCACGTCCCGCACGACGTCGACGAGGAGGTCCAGCTCTCCGCCCAGCTGCGCAGCTGGCTGGCCTTCGCAGACCAGAAGACGGCGGAAGTCGTCACCCTGGCCGGCCTGCTCACCGACGCCGCGGCCGTCCAGCCGGCCATCGACGAGGCCACCCGCATCATCGCCTCCCGGCCCGGGGCCGAGGGCGTCCGCCGCGCCGAGGTCCGGGCCCGCACCGCCGCCCTGACCGACGCCGACTTCAACCGCTCCGCCTATGCAGTCCGGGAAGCGGCCCAGGAGACGGCGCTGCACCTGCCGCCGCTGCCGACCACCACGATCGGTTCCTTCCCGCAGACCGGTGAAATCCGTACCGCCCGTGCCCGGGCCAACAAGGGCGAGCTGACCACGGCACAGTACGAGCAGCTTTTGAAGGACGAGATCAAGCGCGTTGTGGAGCTGCAGGAAGAGCTCGGCTTCGACGTCCTGGTCCACGGCGAGCCCGAGCGCAACGACATGGTCCAGTACTTCGCCGAGAACCTCGAAGGCTTCGACGTCACCGTGCACGGCTGGGTCCAGTCCTACGGCTCACGCTGCACCCGCCCGTCCATCCTGTGGGGCGACGTGACCCGCAGCGCCCCGATCACGGTCGAATGGGCCAAGTATGCCCAGTCACTCACGAACAAGCCGATGAAGGGCATGCTCACCGGTCCGGTCACCATCCTGGCCTGGTCCTTCGTCCGCGACGACCAGCCCCTCGGCGAGACCGCCAACCAGGTTGCCCTGGCCCTCCGCGACGAGATCGCCGACCTCGAAGCCGCCGGCATCAGGATCATCCAGGTGGACGAGCCCGCCCTGCGTGAGCTCCTGCCGCTGCGCAAGGCGGACCAGGCCGCGTACCTGGACTGGTCCGTGAAGTCCTTCCGCCTCGCCACCGCCGGCGCCGGTGACAGCACGCAGGTCCACACCCACCTGTGCTACTCCGAGTTCGGCGCCATCATCGACGCGATCGACGGACTCGACGCCGACGTCACCTCGATCGAGGCCGCCCGCTCCCGCATGGAGGTCGTCCACGACCTCGAGCACCACGGCTTCGGCCGCGGAGTCGGCCCCGGCGTCTATGACATCCATTCGCCGCGCGTCCCGGGCGAGCAGGAAGTCACCGAGCTGCTCAGCACCGCTGTCAAGCATGTCCCGTCCCGCCAGCTCTGGGTCAACCCGGACTGCGGACTGAAGACCCGCGGCTACGCCGAGACCGAGGAGTCCCTGCGCAACCTGGTCGCGGCCACCAAGACGGTCCGCGCCGGACTGCTGGAATCCGCCAAGTAA